One stretch of Bos indicus x Bos taurus breed Angus x Brahman F1 hybrid chromosome 22, Bos_hybrid_MaternalHap_v2.0, whole genome shotgun sequence DNA includes these proteins:
- the DAG1 gene encoding dystroglycan isoform X2, whose translation MRMSVGSSLPLPLWGRTFLLLLSVAVTQSHWPSEPSEAVRDWENQLEASMHSALSDLHETVPTVVGIPDGTAVVGRSFRVTIPTDLIASNGEVIKVSAAGKEALPSWLHWDPQSHTLEGLPLDTDKGVHYISVSAARLGANGSHVPQTSSVFSIEVYPEDHSEPQSLRAASPDPGEVVSLVCAADEPVTVLTVILDADLTKMTPKQRIDLLRRMRGFSEVEPHNMKLVPVVNNRLFDMSAFMAGPGNAKKVVENGALLSWKLGCALNQNSVPDIRGVEVPAREGAMSAQLGYPVVGWHIANKKPSLPKRIRRQIHATPTPVTAIGPPTTAIQEPPSRIVPTPTSPAIAPPTETMAPPVRDPVPGKPTVTIRTRGAIIQTPTLGPIQPTRVSEAGTTVPSQIRPTMTIPGYMEPTAVITPPTTTTKKPRVSTPRPATPSTDSSTTTTRRPTKKPRTSRPVPRVTTKAPITRLETASPPTRMRTTTSGVPHGGEPNQRPELKNHIDRVDAWVGTYFEVKIPSDTFYDNEDTTTDKLKLTLKLREQQLVGEKSWVQFNSNSQLMYGLPDSSHVGKHEYFMHATDKGGLSAVDAFEIHVHRRPQGDKAPARFKAKLTGDPAAVTNDIHKKIALVKKLAFAFGDRNCSTITLQNITRGSIVVEWTNNTLPLEPCPKEQITALSRRIAEDDGKPRGAFVNALEPDFQAMSITVTGSGSCRHLQFVPVAPPMRVPSEAPATEVPDRDPEKSSEDDVYLHTVIPAVVVAAILLIAGIIAMICYRKKRKGKLTLEDQATFIKKGVPIIFADELDDSKPPPSSSMPLILQEEKAPLPPPEYPNQSVPETTPLNQDTVGEYAPLRDEDPSAPPYQPPPPFTAPMEGKGSRPKNMTPYRSPPPYVPP comes from the exons ATGAGGATGTCTGTGGGCTCGTCGCTGCCGCTTCCCCTCTGGGGGAGGACCTTTCTCCTTCTGTTGTCTGTGGCCGTGACTCAGTCCCACTGGCCCAGTGAACCTTCGGAGGCCGTCAGGGACTGGGAGAACCAGCTCGAGGCGTCCATGCACTCAGCACTCTCAGACCTCCACGAGACTGTTCCCACCGTGGTTGGCATTCCTGATGGCACGGCTGTCGTCGGACGCTCATTTCGAGTGACCATTCCAACAGATTTAATTGCTTCCAATGGAGAAGTCATCAAG GTATCAGCCGCGGGGAAGGAGGCCTTACCATCCTGGCTGCACTGGGACCCGCAGAGCCACACCCTGGAGGGTCTCCCCCTTGACACCGATAAGGGGGTGCATTACATTTCAGTCAGCGCTGCACGACTGGGGGCCAATGGGAGCCACGTCCCCCAGACTTCCAGCGTGTTCTCTATCGAGGTGTACCCTGAAGACCACAGCGAGCCGCAGTCGCTGCGGGCGGCCTCACCGGACCCCGGCGAGGTGGTGTCCTTGGTCTGTGCTGCTGATGAGCCTGTGACCGTCCTGACAGTCATTCTGGACGCTGACCTCACCAAGATGACCCCAAAGCAAAGGATCGACCTGCTGCGCCGGATGCGGGGCTTCTCTGAAGTTGAGCCGCACAACATGAAGCTGGTACCCGTGGTGAACAACAGACTGTTTGACATGTCGGCTTTCATGGCAGGCCCAGGCAATGCAAAGAAGGTGGTGGAGAACGGGGCCCTGCTCTCCTGGAAGCTGGGCTGCGCCCTGAACCAGAACAGTGTGCCTGACATTCGTGGTGTGGAGGTCCCCGCCAGGGAGGGCGCCATGTCTGCGCAGCTCGGCTACCCTGTGGTGGGCTGGCACATCGCCAACAAGAAACCCTCTCTGCCCAAACGCATCCGGAGGCAGATCCATGCCACGCCCACGCCTGTCACGGCCATTGGGCCCCCCACCACGGCCATCCAGGAGCCACCGTCCAGAATTGTGCCCACCCCCACGTCTCCAGCCATTGCTCCTCCAACCGAGACCATGGCTCCTCCAGTCAGGGACCCTGTTCCCGGGAAGCCCACAGTCACCATTCGGACTCGAGGTGCCATTATTCAGACCCCAACCCTTGGCCCCATCCAGCCCACTCGGGTGTCAGAAGCTGGCACCACAGTTCCCAGCCAGATCCGCCCAACAATGACCATTCCTGGTTACATGGAGCCCACAGCAGTCATCACCCCTCCTACGACGACCACCAAGAAGCCACGAGTGTCCACGCCCAGACCAGCCACACCTTCTACTGACTCCTCTACCACCACTACTCGAAGGCCAACCAAGAAGCCGCGGACATCCCGACCGGTGCCCCGGGTCACCACCAAGGCACCCATCACCAGACTGGAAACCGCCTCCCCGCCGACGCGCATGCGCACCACCACCAGCGGGGTACCCCATGGAGGGGAACCCAACCAGCGTCCAGAGCTCAAGAACCACATCGACAGGGTGGACGCCTGGGTCGGCACCTACTTTGAGGTGAAGATCCCATCGGATACCTTCTACGACAATGAGGACACCACCACTGATAAGCTGAAGTTGACCCTGAAGCTTCGGGAGCAGCAGCTGGTAGGCGAGAAGTCGTGGGTGCAGTTCAACAGCAACAGCCAGCTCATGTATGGCCTGCCAGACAGCAGCCACGTGGGCAAGCACGAGTACTTCATGCACGCCACGGACAAGGGGGGCCTGTCGGCGGTGGACGCCTTTGAGATTCATGTCCACAGGCGCCCGCAAGGGGACAAGGCTCCTGCACGCTTCAAGGCTAAGTTGACAGGTGACCCTGCAGCCGTGACGAACGACATTCACAAGAAGATTGCCCTGGTGAAGAAGCTGGCCTTTGCCTTCGGGGACCGCAACTGCAGTACCATCACCCTGCAGAACATCACCCGGGGCTCCATTGTGGTGGAGTGGACCAACAATACCCTGCCCCTGGAGCCCTGCCCCAAGGAGCAGATCACGGCGCTGAGCCGGAGGATCGCTGAGGATGACGGGAAGCCTCGAGGCGCCTTCGTCAACGCACTGGAGCCTGACTTCCAGGCCATGAGCATCACAGTGACTGGCTCTGGCAGCTGCCGGCATCTCCAGTTTGTCCCAGTGGCACCGCCCATGAGGGTGCCCTCGGAGGCACCAGCCACGGAGGTGCCAGACCGGGACCCCGAGAAGAGCAGCGAGGACGATGTGTACTTGCACACAGTCATCCCGGCCGTGGTGGTGGCGGCCATCCTGCTCATCGCGGGCATCATTGCCATGATCTGCTATCGCAAGAAGCGGAAGGGCAAGCTCACCCTGGAGGACCAagccaccttcatcaagaagggGGTGCCCATCATCTTTGCGGACGAGCTGGACGACTCCAAGCCCCCGCCCTCCTCCAGCATGCCGCTGATCCTGCAGGAGGAGaaagcccccctcccccctcccgaGTACCCCAACCAGAGCGTGCCCGAGACCACTCCCCTGAACCAGGACACCGTGGGAGAGTATGCGCCCCTGCGGGATGAGGATCCCAGCGCGCCGCCCTACCAGCCCCCGCCGCCCTTCACAGCCCCCATGGAGGGCAAGGGCTCCCGGCCCAAGAACATGACCCCCTACCGGTCGCCCCCTCCCTACGTGCCCCCTTAA
- the DAG1 gene encoding dystroglycan isoform X1 — MVDIALGAGTEEDVTQSHYPRLSRRASAASISHTVALGALGWSRCAEGEDPVLGPRRLLLFLERLICLNRLEPGMRMSVGSSLPLPLWGRTFLLLLSVAVTQSHWPSEPSEAVRDWENQLEASMHSALSDLHETVPTVVGIPDGTAVVGRSFRVTIPTDLIASNGEVIKVSAAGKEALPSWLHWDPQSHTLEGLPLDTDKGVHYISVSAARLGANGSHVPQTSSVFSIEVYPEDHSEPQSLRAASPDPGEVVSLVCAADEPVTVLTVILDADLTKMTPKQRIDLLRRMRGFSEVEPHNMKLVPVVNNRLFDMSAFMAGPGNAKKVVENGALLSWKLGCALNQNSVPDIRGVEVPAREGAMSAQLGYPVVGWHIANKKPSLPKRIRRQIHATPTPVTAIGPPTTAIQEPPSRIVPTPTSPAIAPPTETMAPPVRDPVPGKPTVTIRTRGAIIQTPTLGPIQPTRVSEAGTTVPSQIRPTMTIPGYMEPTAVITPPTTTTKKPRVSTPRPATPSTDSSTTTTRRPTKKPRTSRPVPRVTTKAPITRLETASPPTRMRTTTSGVPHGGEPNQRPELKNHIDRVDAWVGTYFEVKIPSDTFYDNEDTTTDKLKLTLKLREQQLVGEKSWVQFNSNSQLMYGLPDSSHVGKHEYFMHATDKGGLSAVDAFEIHVHRRPQGDKAPARFKAKLTGDPAAVTNDIHKKIALVKKLAFAFGDRNCSTITLQNITRGSIVVEWTNNTLPLEPCPKEQITALSRRIAEDDGKPRGAFVNALEPDFQAMSITVTGSGSCRHLQFVPVAPPMRVPSEAPATEVPDRDPEKSSEDDVYLHTVIPAVVVAAILLIAGIIAMICYRKKRKGKLTLEDQATFIKKGVPIIFADELDDSKPPPSSSMPLILQEEKAPLPPPEYPNQSVPETTPLNQDTVGEYAPLRDEDPSAPPYQPPPPFTAPMEGKGSRPKNMTPYRSPPPYVPP; from the exons ATGGTGGACATTGCACTAGGGGCTGGCACAGAGGAGGACGTTACCCAGAGCCACTACCCACGTCTCAGCAGGAGAGCTTCGGCAGCCTCCATCAGCCACACGGTG gcTCTGGGTGCTCTGGGATGGAGCAGGTGTGCAGAGGGTGAGGACCCAGTCCTGGGACCACGTCGCTTGCTTCTTTTCTTGGAGAGACTTATCTGCCTGAACAGACTTGAACCGGGGATGAGGATGTCTGTGGGCTCGTCGCTGCCGCTTCCCCTCTGGGGGAGGACCTTTCTCCTTCTGTTGTCTGTGGCCGTGACTCAGTCCCACTGGCCCAGTGAACCTTCGGAGGCCGTCAGGGACTGGGAGAACCAGCTCGAGGCGTCCATGCACTCAGCACTCTCAGACCTCCACGAGACTGTTCCCACCGTGGTTGGCATTCCTGATGGCACGGCTGTCGTCGGACGCTCATTTCGAGTGACCATTCCAACAGATTTAATTGCTTCCAATGGAGAAGTCATCAAG GTATCAGCCGCGGGGAAGGAGGCCTTACCATCCTGGCTGCACTGGGACCCGCAGAGCCACACCCTGGAGGGTCTCCCCCTTGACACCGATAAGGGGGTGCATTACATTTCAGTCAGCGCTGCACGACTGGGGGCCAATGGGAGCCACGTCCCCCAGACTTCCAGCGTGTTCTCTATCGAGGTGTACCCTGAAGACCACAGCGAGCCGCAGTCGCTGCGGGCGGCCTCACCGGACCCCGGCGAGGTGGTGTCCTTGGTCTGTGCTGCTGATGAGCCTGTGACCGTCCTGACAGTCATTCTGGACGCTGACCTCACCAAGATGACCCCAAAGCAAAGGATCGACCTGCTGCGCCGGATGCGGGGCTTCTCTGAAGTTGAGCCGCACAACATGAAGCTGGTACCCGTGGTGAACAACAGACTGTTTGACATGTCGGCTTTCATGGCAGGCCCAGGCAATGCAAAGAAGGTGGTGGAGAACGGGGCCCTGCTCTCCTGGAAGCTGGGCTGCGCCCTGAACCAGAACAGTGTGCCTGACATTCGTGGTGTGGAGGTCCCCGCCAGGGAGGGCGCCATGTCTGCGCAGCTCGGCTACCCTGTGGTGGGCTGGCACATCGCCAACAAGAAACCCTCTCTGCCCAAACGCATCCGGAGGCAGATCCATGCCACGCCCACGCCTGTCACGGCCATTGGGCCCCCCACCACGGCCATCCAGGAGCCACCGTCCAGAATTGTGCCCACCCCCACGTCTCCAGCCATTGCTCCTCCAACCGAGACCATGGCTCCTCCAGTCAGGGACCCTGTTCCCGGGAAGCCCACAGTCACCATTCGGACTCGAGGTGCCATTATTCAGACCCCAACCCTTGGCCCCATCCAGCCCACTCGGGTGTCAGAAGCTGGCACCACAGTTCCCAGCCAGATCCGCCCAACAATGACCATTCCTGGTTACATGGAGCCCACAGCAGTCATCACCCCTCCTACGACGACCACCAAGAAGCCACGAGTGTCCACGCCCAGACCAGCCACACCTTCTACTGACTCCTCTACCACCACTACTCGAAGGCCAACCAAGAAGCCGCGGACATCCCGACCGGTGCCCCGGGTCACCACCAAGGCACCCATCACCAGACTGGAAACCGCCTCCCCGCCGACGCGCATGCGCACCACCACCAGCGGGGTACCCCATGGAGGGGAACCCAACCAGCGTCCAGAGCTCAAGAACCACATCGACAGGGTGGACGCCTGGGTCGGCACCTACTTTGAGGTGAAGATCCCATCGGATACCTTCTACGACAATGAGGACACCACCACTGATAAGCTGAAGTTGACCCTGAAGCTTCGGGAGCAGCAGCTGGTAGGCGAGAAGTCGTGGGTGCAGTTCAACAGCAACAGCCAGCTCATGTATGGCCTGCCAGACAGCAGCCACGTGGGCAAGCACGAGTACTTCATGCACGCCACGGACAAGGGGGGCCTGTCGGCGGTGGACGCCTTTGAGATTCATGTCCACAGGCGCCCGCAAGGGGACAAGGCTCCTGCACGCTTCAAGGCTAAGTTGACAGGTGACCCTGCAGCCGTGACGAACGACATTCACAAGAAGATTGCCCTGGTGAAGAAGCTGGCCTTTGCCTTCGGGGACCGCAACTGCAGTACCATCACCCTGCAGAACATCACCCGGGGCTCCATTGTGGTGGAGTGGACCAACAATACCCTGCCCCTGGAGCCCTGCCCCAAGGAGCAGATCACGGCGCTGAGCCGGAGGATCGCTGAGGATGACGGGAAGCCTCGAGGCGCCTTCGTCAACGCACTGGAGCCTGACTTCCAGGCCATGAGCATCACAGTGACTGGCTCTGGCAGCTGCCGGCATCTCCAGTTTGTCCCAGTGGCACCGCCCATGAGGGTGCCCTCGGAGGCACCAGCCACGGAGGTGCCAGACCGGGACCCCGAGAAGAGCAGCGAGGACGATGTGTACTTGCACACAGTCATCCCGGCCGTGGTGGTGGCGGCCATCCTGCTCATCGCGGGCATCATTGCCATGATCTGCTATCGCAAGAAGCGGAAGGGCAAGCTCACCCTGGAGGACCAagccaccttcatcaagaagggGGTGCCCATCATCTTTGCGGACGAGCTGGACGACTCCAAGCCCCCGCCCTCCTCCAGCATGCCGCTGATCCTGCAGGAGGAGaaagcccccctcccccctcccgaGTACCCCAACCAGAGCGTGCCCGAGACCACTCCCCTGAACCAGGACACCGTGGGAGAGTATGCGCCCCTGCGGGATGAGGATCCCAGCGCGCCGCCCTACCAGCCCCCGCCGCCCTTCACAGCCCCCATGGAGGGCAAGGGCTCCCGGCCCAAGAACATGACCCCCTACCGGTCGCCCCCTCCCTACGTGCCCCCTTAA